Proteins from one Oscillatoria nigro-viridis PCC 7112 genomic window:
- a CDS encoding ATP phosphoribosyltransferase regulatory subunit, which yields MVHQPPSGARDLLPLDVAQKISIERRLQQVFHRWGYHRIITSTLERLETLMAGGAIDRSTLIQLQDAEDGELGLRPELTASIARAAAMRMAGTRWQPFRLYYNANVFRKGPDTGSGGQQEFYQAGVELLGAGGTVADAEVLLLLSECLQSLEIDEWHLVLGEAGLTARLLEPFPPNVRQKVRGAIANLDRITLETLPLSTELRERALLLFDLRGRPEEVLPIVAKLDLDLSQQSALNNLKSAIELLHQCQSKIPHLKSHIHLDLSLIQTFDYYTGIVFEVVSSSKTGQRVLGQGGRYDQLLGLFDPQGQNSPGIGFCLNIEDLHQVLLTEGQLPSQTPASDWLVVAQTPEASAAAFAYARKLRDSTHLVRVEIDLESRETEEAAREYARDRRIAQIAWVNAEGLPTIETVN from the coding sequence ATGGTTCACCAACCCCCATCGGGTGCAAGAGATTTATTGCCCCTTGACGTTGCTCAAAAAATTTCGATCGAACGGCGCTTACAGCAGGTTTTTCACCGCTGGGGCTATCACCGGATTATTACCTCTACTCTAGAAAGGCTGGAGACATTGATGGCTGGGGGCGCGATCGACCGATCGACCTTAATTCAACTGCAAGACGCCGAGGATGGAGAACTCGGTTTGCGGCCGGAATTGACAGCATCTATCGCCCGCGCGGCTGCAATGCGGATGGCCGGGACTCGCTGGCAGCCGTTTCGCCTCTACTACAACGCTAACGTGTTCCGCAAAGGCCCAGATACTGGCTCAGGCGGGCAACAGGAGTTCTATCAAGCTGGGGTAGAACTGCTCGGCGCGGGGGGGACGGTTGCGGATGCAGAAGTGCTGCTGCTGCTGTCTGAGTGCTTGCAGAGCTTGGAAATTGATGAGTGGCATTTGGTTTTGGGAGAAGCGGGCTTGACTGCAAGATTGCTGGAACCGTTTCCGCCAAACGTGCGCCAAAAAGTTCGGGGGGCGATCGCCAATCTCGATCGAATTACCTTGGAAACTTTGCCGCTGTCAACCGAATTGCGAGAAAGAGCACTGCTGTTATTTGACTTGCGCGGCCGCCCCGAAGAGGTGTTGCCAATTGTTGCCAAGCTGGATTTAGATTTGTCGCAGCAATCGGCGTTAAACAATCTCAAATCGGCGATCGAATTGCTGCACCAATGCCAGTCAAAAATTCCCCATCTCAAATCTCACATTCACCTCGATTTGAGTTTAATTCAAACATTTGACTACTACACTGGAATTGTGTTTGAAGTTGTCAGCAGCAGCAAGACAGGACAGCGAGTTTTAGGACAAGGGGGACGCTACGACCAACTGTTGGGACTGTTCGATCCCCAAGGGCAAAATTCCCCCGGCATCGGGTTTTGTCTGAATATTGAAGATTTGCACCAAGTTTTGCTGACAGAGGGGCAATTGCCCAGCCAGACGCCCGCTAGCGACTGGTTGGTTGTGGCTCAAACTCCTGAAGCTAGTGCCGCCGCGTTTGCTTACGCTCGCAAACTCCGAGACTCTACTCACCTAGTTCGGGTAGAAATAGATTTGGAGAGTCGGGAGACGGAAGAGGCGGCGCGGGAATACGCGCGCGATCGGCGAATTGCTCAAATTGCTTGGGTAAATGCCGAAGGATTGCCAACAATTGAAACGGTAAATTAG
- a CDS encoding indolepyruvate ferredoxin oxidoreductase subunit alpha, with protein sequence MAHTIVTNICEGVADCVGACPVACIHPGPGKNVKGTDWFWIDFDTCIDCGICLQVCPVEGAIVPDERPELQQTPS encoded by the coding sequence ATGGCACACACTATTGTTACGAATATTTGCGAGGGAGTTGCTGATTGCGTTGGCGCTTGTCCGGTTGCTTGCATTCACCCAGGCCCCGGCAAAAATGTCAAGGGTACTGATTGGTTTTGGATTGATTTTGATACCTGCATTGACTGCGGCATTTGTTTGCAGGTGTGTCCGGTGGAAGGTGCGATCGTTCCCGATGAACGACCTGAGTTGCAGCAAACTCCCTCTTGA
- a CDS encoding Uma2 family endonuclease, producing MLLLDPKTLEPATEQRIILYDVSWEQYEQLSDMFVDEFPRMIYLEGTLEIIMTNSPEHERLKTIIARLIETYAVERLINLNGYGSATFRREAVRRGAEPDECYCLGSLAEIPDIAIEIALTGGGVDKLEVYRGLQVPEVWFWANDQFSIYHLQESGYELISSSEFLPELDFSVLSQYVGYVNQTEAVIAYRTVLQTATGMSNP from the coding sequence ATGTTACTTTTAGATCCAAAAACTCTCGAACCTGCTACCGAACAGCGCATTATTTTATATGATGTGAGTTGGGAGCAATACGAGCAACTTTCTGATATGTTTGTCGATGAATTCCCCAGGATGATCTACTTGGAAGGAACGTTAGAAATTATTATGACGAATTCGCCAGAACATGAAAGGCTTAAAACAATTATTGCCCGGTTGATAGAAACCTATGCAGTTGAAAGGCTAATTAATCTCAACGGTTACGGAAGTGCTACATTTCGCCGCGAAGCTGTGAGACGGGGTGCCGAACCGGATGAGTGTTACTGCTTGGGTTCACTTGCAGAAATCCCTGATATTGCGATCGAAATTGCTCTAACTGGCGGTGGAGTTGACAAACTAGAAGTGTATCGCGGTTTGCAAGTTCCTGAAGTCTGGTTTTGGGCTAACGATCAATTTTCTATTTACCACTTGCAGGAGTCTGGTTATGAGTTAATTTCGAGCAGTGAATTTTTGCCTGAGTTAGACTTTTCTGTATTGAGTCAATATGTAGGATATGTTAACCAAACAGAAGCTGTTATTGCTTATAGAACAGTTTTGCAAACAGCTACAGGAATGTCAAATCCATAG
- a CDS encoding M67 family metallopeptidase, with protein sequence MQPIALSHSQILSIRTHAESAYPEECCGLLLGRVTGDVKTLVEVWPTENAWSAEAEENWPEQKGLTERRRYAIKPEDMLRAMKHGRDRTLDIIGIYHSHTDCPAVPSECDRTLAWAEYSYIIVSVRQGCWEDLRSWSLDGEGNFQAEEIRLVEPTEIKK encoded by the coding sequence ATGCAGCCGATCGCACTTTCCCACTCTCAAATTTTATCCATCCGCACCCACGCCGAAAGCGCTTATCCTGAAGAATGCTGCGGTTTGTTGCTCGGTCGAGTTACTGGCGATGTTAAAACTTTAGTGGAAGTTTGGCCGACTGAAAATGCTTGGAGTGCGGAAGCTGAAGAGAATTGGCCCGAACAAAAAGGATTGACAGAAAGACGCAGATATGCTATCAAGCCCGAAGATATGTTGCGGGCGATGAAACACGGGCGCGATCGCACTCTGGATATTATCGGTATATATCATTCTCACACGGATTGTCCTGCTGTGCCCTCAGAGTGCGATCGGACATTGGCCTGGGCCGAATACTCTTATATTATTGTGTCCGTCCGACAAGGCTGTTGGGAAGACCTCCGCAGTTGGAGTCTTGACGGAGAGGGGAACTTTCAAGCAGAGGAAATTCGCCTAGTTGAACCGACTGAGATTAAGAAATAA
- the moeB gene encoding molybdopterin-synthase adenylyltransferase MoeB: MLNPNLEEIQLNKQEYERYSRHLILPEVGLEGQKRLKAASVLCIGTGGLGSPLLLYLAAAGVGRIGIVDFDVVDHSNLQRQVIHGTSWVGKPKIESAKNRILEINPFCQVDLYETRVSSENAIEIATPYDIIIDGTDNFPTRYLMNDVCVLLNKPNVYGSIFRFEGQATVFNYEGGPNYRDLYPEPPPPGMVPSCAEGGVLGVLCGVVGSIQATEAIKIILGQGTTLSGRLLLYNALDMTFRQLKLRPNPVRPVIEKLIDYEQFCGIPQAKDKEAQDQKKIPEMTVTELKELIDSGAKDFVLLDVRNPNEYQICQIPGSVLVPLPDIEHGAGVAKVKELLNGHRLIAHCKMGGRSAKALGILKEAGIEGINVKGGITAWSQEVDPSVPQY; the protein is encoded by the coding sequence ATGCTAAATCCTAATCTGGAGGAGATCCAGCTCAACAAACAAGAATACGAACGCTACTCTCGCCACCTGATCCTCCCAGAAGTTGGATTGGAAGGGCAGAAGCGTCTCAAAGCTGCCAGCGTGCTCTGCATCGGTACGGGAGGCCTCGGTTCGCCGCTGCTGCTGTATTTAGCAGCCGCCGGTGTTGGCCGCATTGGCATTGTAGACTTTGATGTTGTAGACCATTCTAATTTGCAGCGGCAAGTAATTCACGGCACTTCTTGGGTGGGGAAACCGAAGATTGAGTCCGCTAAAAATCGGATTTTAGAAATTAATCCTTTTTGTCAAGTTGATTTGTACGAGACTCGCGTTAGTTCGGAAAATGCGATCGAGATTGCCACTCCTTACGATATCATCATCGACGGTACGGACAACTTCCCGACTCGCTATTTGATGAACGACGTTTGCGTGCTTTTAAACAAGCCCAACGTCTACGGTTCCATCTTCCGATTTGAAGGGCAAGCAACAGTTTTCAACTACGAAGGCGGCCCGAATTACCGCGATTTGTACCCGGAACCCCCGCCTCCCGGGATGGTTCCTTCTTGTGCCGAAGGCGGCGTTTTAGGCGTTTTGTGCGGAGTTGTCGGTTCTATCCAAGCAACGGAAGCTATCAAGATTATCTTAGGTCAGGGCACTACTTTGAGCGGCAGATTGTTGCTTTACAATGCCTTAGATATGACGTTCCGGCAATTGAAACTGCGGCCTAATCCAGTGCGTCCGGTAATTGAAAAGTTAATCGATTACGAACAATTCTGCGGCATTCCTCAAGCAAAAGATAAGGAAGCACAAGATCAAAAGAAAATCCCTGAGATGACTGTCACGGAACTTAAGGAGTTAATCGACAGCGGTGCGAAGGATTTTGTATTGTTGGATGTTCGCAATCCCAACGAGTATCAAATTTGTCAAATTCCTGGGTCGGTTTTGGTTCCTTTGCCGGATATCGAACACGGCGCAGGTGTCGCTAAGGTCAAGGAATTGTTGAACGGCCACCGCTTGATTGCACACTGCAAAATGGGCGGACGTTCTGCCAAGGCTTTGGGGATTTTGAAGGAAGCTGGAATTGAGGGGATTAATGTTAAGGGCGGAATTACTGCTTGGAGTCAAGAAGTAGACCCGTCTGTACCTCAATATTAA